TTGAAATAGCGAATGATACGATTTATGGATTGGCAGGTGGAGTTTGGTCTAAGGATGTGAATAAAGCAATGCAAATCTCACGTGAATTGAAGGCTGGTACGATTTGGATTAATGATTGGCACATGCTCCGAAGTGATGCGCCATTTGGCGGATACAAGCAAAGCGGTTTTGGCCGGGAACTAGGACGCCATGCCTTAGATGAATATTCTCAAGTCAAACATGTTCACTGCTCACTTGTGCCTGAAGTTAGCAAAAGAGCATGGTATCAAATGTTATTGGGATAATCCAGATTCATTTATTAATAAAAATCTAAAAAAGCAGGTGATTCTATGTCGACATCATTTTTTCAATTTTCTGTACGGACGGTTGTCAATAGCGGGGCTGGTTCTAGAACGTTACTTCCTGAGATGATTAAAGGGCTTGGCGGTAAACGAGCAGTGCTCTACACGGATAAAGGGTTAACTCAAGCCGGAATTACAAAGAAAATTAAAGAATTATTTGAAATTATGCCAGGAATGCCGGAGCTTGTTGGGGTGTTTGAAGATATTGAACAGGATGCAAAAGGCGGAATTATTAACCGTGGAGCGCAGTTCTTTAAAGAGTGCAACGGTGATTCCCTAATTGCTCTTGGCGGTGGAAGTGTCTTAGATACAGTAAAAGGTATCAAGTGGCTGCTCCATAAAGGTCTGGAAGATATTCGTGATTCCCTGATTACTGGAAATGTGATGGAATGGTGGCCGGAGGCGCAGTTTATTCCGATTCCGCACGTAGCCATTGCAACAACTGCGGGAACCGGTGCGGAGGTATCACCAGTTGCTGTCATTCTAAATGAAAATCTTGGAATTAAATCAAACCTTCTACATCCATTTATCAACGCAGATATGGCGATTTTAGATCCGGATTTAACAATAGGGCTTCCCCCTAAAATTACTGCCTTTACAGGATTTGATGCCTTAACACATGCAGTGGAGGCTTATTTTTCACCGAATGCCAATCCAATGACTGATGCATATGCCATGCAATCAATTCGTATGATTGTTGATAATTTAAAGACTGCCGTTCACATGGGGGACGACCTTTCAGCAAGAGCGAATATGCTGATGGCAAGTTCGATGGCCATTTCTGCTTTCTGTTTATGTTTGAATGCTGTCCCCATTCACAATATGGCACATGCGATAGGGGCAAAATTCAATATTCCGCATGGACTGGCTAATGCAGTGCTTTTGCCGAATGTAATGGAATCTTTGCCAGCATACTATTTGCCGCGAATCACAGGATTTGCCCAAGCGTTAGGGATTGCGAATCCATCTGAACAACCGGAAAAATGTTTAGAGGAAGTGATCGAATATATAAGAGATCTTCGCAAAGCGGTAAATTTACCTGACACATTTGCAGAATTTGAATGTAACAAAGATAAGCTGGACCTTTTAGTTCCGGCAGTTCACCATGACCCAGCAGGAGTTTTCTTCAAGATACCAGCCGAGATTATCACAAAAGTGGTAAATGAAGTGTTCGAATTAAAACCAATAGAGGCTTAACACGAACTTTGGCAATCTTGTAATACGGAAAACACTTGAAAACCTCCTGTTAATGTATGGTCGCCAGACTTGACATTATTACCGGGAAGTCAAAAGTGTTTTCCTTTTTTAATGTTTGGCTCTGTTAAAGAAAGATGCTGATTTTTCTAACGGCAATCCTTATGAATGACTAAACTCAATGAGGAATCTTCTGATTAGTCTTTCATCATGCTTATGAAGGTCTAATCTCACTGGGAACTCTCTTGATTTGTCTTTCATCATGCTTATGAAGGACTAATCTCACTGGAAACTCTCCTGATTAGTCTTTCATCATGCTTATGAAGGACTAATCTCACTGGGAACTCTCCTGATTTGTCTTTCATCATGCTTATGATGGGCTAATCTCACTGGGAACTCTCCTGATTTGTCTTTCATTACGCATATGAAGTATTAATCTCATTGGGAATTCTCCTGATTTGTCTTTCATCAACCTTTATACAGTTGTATTAATAATCAACAATGAAATTTAACAAAGCTTAATGTTTAAAAACAACAATCCTTGGAGGTTTTTTATGAAAAGCAAAGTATTTAATCCATCTAAGTCTGCCACATCATTTACAAAAGAGGCAAATTTAGCAGTCTATGAATCACTAAATTTCGATGATCAACAGGATTTCTTAGATGCTAACCGAGGTTTTATTGCACCTTTAGAATCTACCATCATTAAGGATCA
This Neobacillus sp. YX16 DNA region includes the following protein-coding sequences:
- a CDS encoding iron-containing alcohol dehydrogenase; its protein translation is MSTSFFQFSVRTVVNSGAGSRTLLPEMIKGLGGKRAVLYTDKGLTQAGITKKIKELFEIMPGMPELVGVFEDIEQDAKGGIINRGAQFFKECNGDSLIALGGGSVLDTVKGIKWLLHKGLEDIRDSLITGNVMEWWPEAQFIPIPHVAIATTAGTGAEVSPVAVILNENLGIKSNLLHPFINADMAILDPDLTIGLPPKITAFTGFDALTHAVEAYFSPNANPMTDAYAMQSIRMIVDNLKTAVHMGDDLSARANMLMASSMAISAFCLCLNAVPIHNMAHAIGAKFNIPHGLANAVLLPNVMESLPAYYLPRITGFAQALGIANPSEQPEKCLEEVIEYIRDLRKAVNLPDTFAEFECNKDKLDLLVPAVHHDPAGVFFKIPAEIITKVVNEVFELKPIEA